In the genome of Massilia sp. UMI-21, the window CGGCCCGCGAACACCAGGCCGAGGATGTAGTCGTTCCACACGCCGGTGACCTGCATGATGGCGGCGACCACCACGATCGGCAGCGACATCGGCAGCATCACCTGCAGGAAGATGCGCCAGAAGCCGCCACCGTCGACGCGCGCGGCCTGGAACAGCTCGTGCGGTACCGCCGCATAGTAGTTCCGGAACAGCAGGGTCATGATCGGCATGCCGAAGATGACGTGCACCAGCACGATGGCGGGCAGCGACCCGAACACGCCGGCGTGCGCCATCATCCACACCAGCGGATAGATCATCACCTGCACCGGAATGAAAGCGCCGGCCAGCAGCACGCCGAACAGAACATTTGCGCCGCGCGGGCGCCAGAACGACAGTGCGTAACCGTTGATGGCGCCCACCAGGATCGGGATGATCGTGCTCGGCACCGTGATCGCCACCGAATTCCAGAAGCCGCCGCTGACCTGGCTCCAGGCATGCTTCCATGGCGCGACGGTGGCGAACATGGGCAGGGCGAACACGTTGCCGCTCCTGATCTCGTCCATCGACTTGAAGGAGGTGATGATCATGACGTACAGCGGCAGCAGGAAATACAGCGCGGCGCTGAACAGGAAAGCGTAGATGCCGATGCGGGCAGGCTTG includes:
- a CDS encoding carbohydrate ABC transporter permease, which encodes MSHTTLQPIAPAMSFDTAPAARRKRFKPARIGIYAFLFSAALYFLLPLYVMIITSFKSMDEIRSGNVFALPMFATVAPWKHAWSQVSGGFWNSVAITVPSTIIPILVGAINGYALSFWRPRGANVLFGVLLAGAFIPVQVMIYPLVWMMAHAGVFGSLPAIVLVHVIFGMPIMTLLFRNYYAAVPHELFQAARVDGGGFWRIFLQVMLPMSLPIVVVAAIMQVTGVWNDYILGLVFAGRDNAPMTVQLNNVINTTTGTRLYNVNMAATILTAALPLAIYFISGRWFVRGIAAGAVKG